Below is a window of Clavibacter michiganensis subsp. tessellarius DNA.
GCCGCGGCTCGCCGACTCGTGCATCCTGCTCGGCCAGCGGATGCCGCGGGAGGAGCTCGAGTTCCTCAACGCGAGCGGGTTCCCCTTCGTGAGCATCGGCCGCCGGGACGACGCGGGCGGCCCCGTGCCGCACGTCGCCGCCGACTACGCGTCCGTCGTGGGCGCGCTGGTGGAGCGGGCCCGGGCGCGCGGGCACACCCGTTTCGCGTACGCCGGGCACGGCACGGGCGTCGAGTCGTACACCGACCGCATGGCGGGCACGCGGGCCGCGCTCGGCGACGGCTTCCTGCACCTCGTGCCGGAGGACGGCGCGTCGGCGGGCGCGTGGATCCGCCGCATCCGCGAGGAGGGCGTCACGGTCGTCCTCGCGGAGCAGGAGGAGCAGTTCGCGGCGCTGCGCGCGGCGGCCGGGGAGGCGGGGCTCGAGGTGCCCGGCGACCTGTCGCTCGTGTCGCTGTCCGGATCCGCGGATCCGAGCGGCTGGCAGACCGGCTTCGAGCTGCCGCGGCGCGACATGGGCCGGCGGGCCGTGCAGATCCTCGTCGACGGCGCCGCCGAGACGGCGCACCAGCAGCTCCTCGGCTGCGATCTCGTGCCGGGGGAGTCGCTGGGGCCGGCACCGGATCGCGGCTGACCGGGTCGCGGCTCGCGGCTGCGCGGCTGACCGGCGGCGGCGCGCGGCGTCCGCGGGCGCGATGCGCGCGGGCCTCCGGCAGGATCGGCGCATGGCTTCCACCACCGCCCTGCTCGTGATCGACCTCCAGGCCGGCGTACTGCCCGGCTGCCGCGACTCCGACGGCGTGGTGGCCCGCACGGCCGCGCTCGTTGCGCGCGCCCGCGCCGCCGGGGCGCCGGTGGTCTGGATCCAGGACCACCACGGCTTCGCGGAGGGCGACCCTGACTGGGCGCTCGTGCCGCCGCTCGCGCGCACGCCCGGCGAGGCGCTGGTGCGCAAGGCCCACCGCGACTCCTTCGCAGGCACCAACCTCGTCGAGGTGCTCGCGCGGCTCGGGACCACGCGGATCGTCGTGGCGGGCGCGCAGACCGACTACTGCGTCCGCACGACGCTGCAGAGCGCCGCGGCGCGGGGGTTCGACGTGACGCTCGTCGGCGACGCGCACACGACGGCCGACGCCCGGCACGAGGGCGTCGCGATCGGCGCGGAGCAGATCATCGCGCACACCGACCTGTACTTCCGGACGCTCCGATACCCGGGCATCACGTCGACGGTCGAGGCGCACGACGCCGTGCGGCTCTAGCGGGCGTCGCCCTCGGGGGCGGGGGCGGGGGCGTCGGGCGCGTCCGCGGTCGAGGCCCCTCGCTTCCACGGGCGGATCCCCATCACGACGAAGGTGACGCCGAGGATCAGGAAGGGCAGGCCCGCGAACCGCGCCTCGTCGAGGGTCAGCATGAGGGCCAGGCCGAGCATGCCGAACACGACGCCGAGCGCGATGTTCGGGCTCGTCGCGTCGTCGTCCTCGTCCGGCGGGGCCGCGGGGGCGCCGGGTGCTTCCGATCCGCCCATGCCCTCGACGCTAGGCGGCCGCGCACCCGACCGCGTCCTCCGCAGGGGGGATGCGGCCGGCGGATCAGATGCGGCCCTCCAGCTCGAGCAGCGTCGTCTTCGCCGCGAGCCCGCCGATGTAGCCGCCGAGCGTGCCGTCGGAGCGGAGGACCCGGTGGCACGGGATCACGACGGGCAGCGGGTTCGTCGAG
It encodes the following:
- a CDS encoding isochorismatase family protein translates to MASTTALLVIDLQAGVLPGCRDSDGVVARTAALVARARAAGAPVVWIQDHHGFAEGDPDWALVPPLARTPGEALVRKAHRDSFAGTNLVEVLARLGTTRIVVAGAQTDYCVRTTLQSAAARGFDVTLVGDAHTTADARHEGVAIGAEQIIAHTDLYFRTLRYPGITSTVEAHDAVRL
- a CDS encoding LacI family DNA-binding transcriptional regulator produces the protein MEPTRMARITQRDIARIAGVSQTTVSFVLNDRDEQLARVPEATRARVLKVIQETGYVADPIARRLKQGGMGMIGVYTYESLFPLDREDFFHPFLAGIEEEAQNRDIDLLLLTSGRVGGRRGGLSGGATRPRLADSCILLGQRMPREELEFLNASGFPFVSIGRRDDAGGPVPHVAADYASVVGALVERARARGHTRFAYAGHGTGVESYTDRMAGTRAALGDGFLHLVPEDGASAGAWIRRIREEGVTVVLAEQEEQFAALRAAAGEAGLEVPGDLSLVSLSGSADPSGWQTGFELPRRDMGRRAVQILVDGAAETAHQQLLGCDLVPGESLGPAPDRG